The stretch of DNA TGCAGTAGCTAGCTTTCATGATTCCTGCCATCACTAACCCAAGCCGACTCTTAATCAACACAACATCGCCGTCATCTACTTGGTCGCTTATCTCAACTTACCTAACCTCGTCTGAACAAGTCGACGACCAGAAGAGGCAATcatcaaacataaaaaaaatggagaaaatATCATCTTGTTCTCTGTTTTCGTTGGATAATAATCAGTCAAGGTAgccggagagggagaagagaataGGAGGAGAAGCTTACGTTTTTGCGGTGGAGCCTGGAGCTGGACGCCCCGGTGCTGGAGCCGGAGAGGAAGTCCAGCCTTTGGGTGCTCGCCAagttcgtcggcgtcgtcgggtgcggctgtatGTTCCCGCCGCTGAGCGGCCCGGCCTGCCACACCGTGTTCTGCTGGGTGGTGTTCCTGGGCAGCGCGATGGTGGCGAAGATGGTGTAGGCGCCGCTGGAGTAGTCGACGGTGGGCGAGCCAGGCACGCCGAACTTGAGCGTCGCGGGCTGCAGGCTGGGCGAAACGGTGTCCAGGTTGGTCATGAGGACGGACGGGGTGCCGCTGCCGTCATGCGAGGCGATGAAGACGCTGCTGCCGGCCATGCCGAGGCGGCCGGGGTTGATGCCCCAGCCGACCCAGCCGTCGGTGCCGGAGCGCGCGCGGAACGCGATGTCGGCGGTGCCGTTCTCCGGGTGGTACGTCCAGTGCAGGCTGGCGCCGAGCGTGGGCATGCTGTTGCACCGCCCGAAGGTCCGGCCGCCGCTGAACGTCGCGGACAGGCAGTCCTGCGCCGTCGCGGCGGGTGCGAGgagcagcacggcggcggcggagaggaggaGCCACGCCGTGTGGCCCGGCCGCGCCATGGCTGGTCGGAGCGCTGGAGCACCTGGCGCGCGCGTCTCGCTTCTCTTTGTgctgtgatgatgatgatgactctGGAGGTGCCGATGCAACGGGAGGCCAAGGCTTGAAGCTGCAGCTGGTGAGGGAGGGAAATTAATGGCCCGGCCGGATGCTATATGTAATGGTCGTGGGCTCGTGGCACGGTGAAGAGCTCGCTTCGTTCAGGCGCGCGGTTGTTGGGGTTTTGGCGTGCGCGTGGAAGGTTCCAGGTTGACCTGGTCAATCATTTTTTGCAGTCTCATCTGGGGATTTCATTTCCCATCTCTCTTCTGTGAAACCAGTATAAAATGGCCCGGCTGCTACTTTTAAGCTTTTGAGCGTGTTGATACGACAGGGTCTTCTCTTAGGCGCTGAATAATCGAGGTAGtataaattattattttttatttcagaCAAATGTCAGTTGAGTGTTCTAGGAACATATAGTACAGGCTCAGATTATTTAGACTGTAATAACAACTGGACACGCTGTAAACATGGCATGGTTACAGGCATATGCATGCTAGCTCTAGGGTTCTTGTTTATTTTCGTAACAGATGAAGTCAGCTTCcatttcagcaaagatggctgTGCCTGCTGGACATAATTACTCTCTCCGTCCTAAAATACTAGTCATCCTAGGAATTTTAAGACAAATTAACACgaaggtaaaatgaccatgtttgcccCTATATATTATCAATATTTGATACCAATTCATTCTTACATGTACATGCACTTACTAAATAGAGTATGGTGATTTATTTTtttggacaaattttgaatcacaGGATGACTAGTATTTtcggatggagggagtaggttCTTGGATTGTTTCAGGctcaaaccccccccccccccccccccccccgcccgggTCCAGACAAGGGGAGCGGATCCGTTGCTTTGGTTTTTGTTAGGGGTGACCCCTTTGACCACtgattagaggtattaaatgaagtctaattataaaacaacttccacaattatggtactgtagcatgtgtTGTAGCTATTAAAGTATTTGAcagcacgattagaggatgattagggGTGGTTACTATACAATCAATGTAGCCAATTATGGTGGAACTTGACTCATTAAATTTgtttcgaaaagttacactcattcgtaaaaaggttttacaaataaacttggtttagtattccatgcatgtattcgtttttttgtgcaaaaaatttcaagatgggaaccaaacatggccaaaaTCTCCTCCATTCCATGGTGAGTTGGGCGCCGAGTCATGCACCTGCCCCGGAGTGCGGGCGCATACCTTTTCCACGTTTCAGCGGGGTCGTGCCCCGGTTCTACGCAGCCGAGAGTTGTTGAGGCCGGCCAACAAGGCAACTAGGCAGCGATAGAAGAATTTCAGATAAGAGGATTAGGTGAGGGGCGCTGCGGGGGCAAGTTCGTGACCGTAGACCCGTGTTCAATTCCGTTCAGTCAACTCGACTCTCGTTCTTGCGTTATTGTCATATTGTGCAGTAGCTTCCTTTCCTTCTCGCGCCGCTATCCTTTCCCCACGCTTCAGGCAATAGCATTGTTAATTTGGAGATTTGGGCATGTGTGTGCTTTCTTCTTTGCAATTGTTTGACGAGCAGTCGAGAATGCTTGGGAATTGCGGCCACCCACCATGCTCCGAAATATCTTTAGGTTTTGGTGCAAGCTAAGTTTATCTTGAGCTTGTTGCGTAATACTACCCCCGAAAATCTTCAAACTCTCCCGTTTGCATCTCtctcgtttttttttctttgacagGTCTTCCTCCATTTGCATCTTTTCCAGCAAGTGTTATTGTAAATTTGATTGGCCGGCGTTGTTTTGCTGCGCGCGCACGAGAGCACGCGACATGGCCGGCGCGGACGGGTTCGTCTCCCAAATCTATGCAGAGCGCACGGACGACGACGGTAGTTGGGAGGCGGCCGGAGGCATCCAGTCTACACGAGGTCTTCGTCTTCCTCAGGCTGTCAGGCGCGTGCCATATGGAGGCCGGCCACGCGTTCCCTCTCGGATCATCAAGACCTGGTTAACAGCTACTCCGAGTAAAAGACACCGCTCACGGTCCACTTGTTCATCACGCACGCATAGACTAGTGCTCTTTTCCTCCAACGCAGCAGCTTCTGCTCATGCATGGCTTCATGATGCAATCTATCATGTCTAGCAGATTTGTTGGCTTCCATGGTCGACTTTAACTACTGCTTGTACTGTCTGTATTTCAGACGGTATGCAATACGCAGAGATACTTGTAGATTACGTTGGCGACACTTCATTTGTACCGTAGCTTAATTCAGACTCTGCGACAAAGTGGGTTTGTCGACCTGGTCATACATGTTGACACGGCCAGCTCAGCTCCGGGTTCAGTTTACATCGCAAGTTGTAGTAGGTGGCCGCAGCTGCAAGGACGATGCCACCGTATAATGCCGAACTTGATTGGATTGAGCAGACTGACTGAAAGGGCTGATAATCGGTGATGTGAAGCCAAACAAGAAATCGCCGCGGCGACAAAACCTGATGACTTTTGAGATGAAAGTCGTTTTCATTTATGTAGTATTATTCAACTTTTGTAATTGGACATGAGGATTGCAACTGCGCACATACGCTTGTGCTATTCTGAACAAGCCACGCTAAAATCCCGGTGCAGGATGAGacggaaagaaaaaaaacaaaccgCTACAATAACTGGGTTGTAAAATTGACACTACTGGGTAGTAACATTATTGCGTAAgatatctttcaaaaaaatattattgcgtaagagcatctccaaaattCTAGCTAAATCTCGCTCGTCATAATCTTATTTAGTTATCCATTTAGCTAGGATTTCCtcttcaaaattcaacaaaCCGTTAAATCTCACTCTTCATTCCCTCCCTCCGATCCATTCCCCTTCATTCTCTTTCTCCACTAGCGCACCGCGGCTGTCTGCTTCGCTCTGCTCCAGACGGCCGGCTGGCgagctcctcttcctcttcctcgacCGCCGACCCGTGTGTGCTCAAGTCCTTCTCCCACACCTCCCGCGCCTGCCACGCCGCCAAGTCCCACCACCGTCGTCTCCTCCGCCCACTCCGCACCGACCTTCTCCCGGCCGTGCTCGCCCGATACCCGACCGCCTCCCACCTCGACCTCTCCCTCTATGTGTGAGTCCCTGACGccaccctcgccgtcgtcggATCACCCCCTCAACGCCCCCCGACCTCTCCTGCTCGGGGGAGGGGGGGGTAGGCGCCACGGGCCTCGCCACACTCACTAGGGGCTGCCTGGACCTCGCCGACCTCGACCTCAATGGGTCCATCTTGGGGACACCGCGGCAACCGAGGTGGCGCGGATGTGGACCCTTGAGATGTTGTCTCTCTCGCGCTGCTAGGCGCTCACCGACATGGGGCTCAGCTGCATCAATGTCGGCTGCTCTGATCTGAGGAAATTCTCGCTCAAGTGGTGATCTGGGTCACGGATTTGGGGCTCCACCTCCTCGAGTGGAGGGAGGGAGCTCGGCGGTGgctacggcggcggggagctcgaGAGAGGCAgtgaggagcagtgggagggagagggagcgcgGTAAATAGATGGAGCGTGCGGTATACTGAGCCGAGGGGCTCACGATCTTTGCCGAgcgaggccctgtttggttttcgTTGCGTTACCCGTGCTATAaaagaatcttgcatgcatgaagtactaaatgaaatttatttgcaaaactttttcacggatgagtgtaattttgcgcaacgaatctaatgacggtaattaattgatgattatatacactgatgctacagtaaccatcctctaatcgtgctgtcaaagacctcattagattcgtctcgcgaagtagtgcAGGGTTgtagagttagttttataaactgcctttatttagtaccccaaATTATTGGCCAAAATTTGTTCTACTTGTGCTACTGGCCAAACCAAACGGGCCCCGAGTTCCCTGCGATGGCTAGCGGGATAGCGAGGCGGGATGTTTGCAGAGCCTATTGGATCTAGTTTTTTAAgagtttctcttttttttttagctAGGCAAGCCAGGATAGCAAGAAATTGTTCCAAAACGGCCCACTAACTACCGGTCCTCCTCATCATAATGAGCTCTTTTTACTGCATTTCTTTTTCTCATATCAGTCTTTTTTGGTAGTATGGTACATATCTGATAGTACCACAATTAGGATGCTGATTGCTGAAGAACAAGTGTCAAAAGCATTACATTTAAGTCGCGTTCTGTATTACGCACGGGACATGTCCCacattttgctttttttttcttagatAAGGTCCCACATTTGGCTCGAGCCACATCATCATTCTCCGAGTCCGATGTTTATGTAGCAGTCTTCACCACCGTTCCATACATTGATCAACAATAGGGCGGCACAGCTTCTTCTAGCTTGCGAGAATGATCTGACGAGACAATCCATATGCAGCGCAAGAAATCACCTTGTTGGTGTACTTGTATATTTCCGTGTCAAGTGTTGGCACAGATCATCATCGATTGCTAGCTGCTGTATATCTGCCCAATCCTTTTCTTTCTGGCCTTCTAAATAGAAAAGCCCAAGACATGTAGTCCCTTAGTTtttataataaatatataacgCTTATTACAAAATCTCAAGGACCAATCTGCTTATTATGTTTAGATAAGGGAAAGCGGAAAATAATGGACGACACGATGgaactgtttttttttccttttttcttacGTAACTATTGTTACAAAAACTCGaggaagtaaacaatcaacgACATTTTCAACAGTTGATGACTAAAGTTTTAATACACTGACGAACAGAACAAATAACGATGGTTAGTGGCAACGCCACGAGACAGTACAAAAAGAAGAAGGCGGAGGCCGGTTTAATTTTCATCTCTGTCGCCGCCTTACTAAAAATTCAGAGAACAATTTGCGAGGTAAAGAAACAAATGCTGGAATATACAGCCGTGCATcagaaaaatcaaaatttccaaACTACCTATCAGATACTTTTGATCTCTGCATCTCAGAGAACGCttcttccagtttttttttatctctGCATACTGCAGCTGAAAAGTTCTACCACTCGTGCGTTTGCTCTCACGATTCCATAATTGGTTTGAAATGACTGGTGATTTCCAACATCGACTTACTTCAGTTGCCATTATTTTTTCTTGAAGGTAACTATCATTAACTTATGCACAAACACATTAACTTGTCTATGCATTACTACTGTTTGACGGCCTGTTCAAGCAGTATATGCACAAACACATTAACTTGTTTATAAGAGAATTAAAAAATATAGTCACGTTGATTAAAAATTAATGTTGTTGCTTGCATGTCGCTGCAAGGTCCTGATACATGGTAGACCGGCAGGTAGGTCTCGGAACAAGTTGTTATGGCTACTAGAGTATTTCTTGTTGACCTTGTGATCCACAATTCTTTTGGACTAACTGTTTTGCAGCACGAAACGCGCTTGTGGCTTCTATATACGCCTGGCTGGGTCGGCTGTGATCACAATCTATATCTACTGATGATTCAGAGATGGatccattttatttttttaataaagctCGTGCATATTTTGTTGCGTAGTTTGCTTACAGCTGCTTGATTTCCCTTGTGCTTCAACCTTATTCCTCGGTAGTAGTTGGCACTTGGCACCCGTAAAGAACCGTTAGTTCACCTACTGATCCTTATGGTCAGGATCTAGAAGGTCGAAAGTACTTTCCACTGCCGTATGGTGGGTGCTTTTCATCAGCAATAGTGCAAGACAGTGATCGTCTTGAGGGTTTTTTCTATGGATTCCTGGAACCTACTACAAGGGCATGACTTCATCTGGCCTTCCATTTCTTCAGAGCTATGCATGCCGTCGTCGTTTGGCATTGGCACCGGCGCCGCAGCAACTAACACAAGCCAGGTGTCATGTAATGGCAGGCACACATCCCTGGTTAGGTTGCAGCGTGGAGCGGTTATCTGAAGAAGCCTTCATGCATCCTCGCCGCACAAGCCGTGCCGTGCACGCCTGCAGTCGATCGCCTGAAGAAAAATCATCCGGTCAGGGTGTCACTGGTACATGCAGCCGGACCGTACATACATGCCGGTTACCGGAGCAGGtcagctgctgctgcggctgaaGTCGCGTTACAAGATGATACCTGAACCTGCACATTTTGCTATCCGCGGTTCAGGTCGGCTTTGTTTTTTCCCCTTCCAAACCCGGCTATCGTGTTGCCCCGGCAACGCCGCACGTGGTGCCAAGGCGTTCGTCAGCTCGTCCCCGTAAGTCACCGTGCCTTCAGTTCTAAgccatatatataaatatatatatatatgtatatatatatatgtatgtatatatatgtatatgtatatatatatgtatatatatatatgtatatatatatgtatatgtatatatatgtacatatatatatacatatatatatatacatatatatatacatatatatatatacacatatatatatagtgttaTGATATAATGCACCTGGGTGTATTTTGTATATAAAATGCAATGCACCCAGGCCGCCGAGCGCTTCAGGCTGAACCACCTGGTGCATCCGACCGCACATGCATGTGTGTTTTCTAATTAATTTTTATCACCCGCTAACCAGGTAAAGTCACGTCGCACAAAAATCCCACTAGCCTGTATGCATGGATGGATGGAGTCTTTTCTTGGTTCGATTCATTCGAACAAATTTTCTTCTAAACCATAAGTCTGATTAACAAACCGTTTGTTGCATCTTACTCAAAAAAATGTGCTTAACAAAACTAGATCcaatatgaatatatttttatatttattttacgAATTGCATCTTCATTTATTACCGATTGCAACTCTGTCTAGTATCAAATTACAACTAGGTATAACGATGTGTCCTATTTGTATCATGTCACAATAATCAAGTACAGTTGGCACATATTTGGTTACAACCAATATAGCAATTGGGTTGCAACTAGCATAGCAATTGGGTTGCAACTCAGTCTTAACTAGTTGCAACCAGTAGTAATTGAGTTGCAATTAGGTACTAACTGATTGTACCAGTAGTAATTATGTGGTAACGGGTCGCAACCAGTACTAACTGGGGTTGCAACTAGCAGGCTAAGACTATGGTGCAATTCTGTTATTTCTGTGATTGCAATTCATAGTGTATATagttataattatatattattttaaaaatattattgAAATATATCGTTCATGGATCTCATTTTGTTCGGTACATTTTTTCCAACAACATGCTTCGAATGGATCTGAAATCACATCTACGAAAGAGATATCGTATTTTTAGATTCAAATCAAGAAAAGATTCCCCTGCATGCAAACTTCTGGTGGGTGCTTTGTGGGATGACGTGGCTTCAGATAGTTGGTTGGCTTTATTGTTTTTTTCCTCGTGGGCACGGATTGGTGCTACGATAGGATATGTGCATCCGCAACAGAGAAGGCACCTTGTcgcaacatatatatatatatatatatatatatatatatatatgtgtgtgtgtgtgtgtgtgtgtgtgtgtgcgcgcgcgctcgTGCTAATCTACATCCTAGGTGTAGAATAGCATTCTACACCCAGCAACCCGAACCAACCAGCCAAGCCACCCAACCGACCATCATCCGGTCCGACCCGATCAAGCCACTTGCTTGGCCCATAGCCCACCCGCCAATTCAATTACCCCACGTCCTCTCCACACCTCCCCTTCCCATCgccctgaagcgtcccctcatgagagaagacttaaatgtgttacaaacatcagtcccaggaggctgatgacacatttattacatcagatggttcattaccatacaactctacgcggtagtgagcagagaagtgccactatcgcgaggattacaatccacacacacgcaacgatattaaGTATAAAAagaaggtcatcagagtcttgcgccatgcggtatctcctgcgggtgaccctaatccacaagcaaggctgggtgcaggacggtaccctactcaacgtcgtcaggtacaaagtctggatctccttctgtaaaaataaagaatggggtgagtacaaacgtactcagcaagtccaaccacacccacggagggggtataaacatagtataatgcacagggtaattcaaggataaggttaaggtttacttttgcggaaagcaatattttatgcatgggttcatttgaaagaaaacatttccaaaaccagttttcttgtaccgagtaacacgaagggttgatccacacaggatccaagttttaagctgctactggactcctcatccgccgtagcacacgacacaactgccggacacatttctaaaacaactcacgccaacccatcccaaagtaaacactagttatgtgaccacaccgtaactcgcccagtaccgtgggcatggctattcgaatagattcttaactctgcagaggtgtgcacctttacccacaagcggggtaccgcaactcgatcaccttagtgtcggtgcagatcccaacaaagccattacccaccttagctagacctgactagccatcacgggatgcaccaaggggttatcgacctatcacagaggttctaacaggggcataagtcacacag from Panicum virgatum strain AP13 chromosome 9K, P.virgatum_v5, whole genome shotgun sequence encodes:
- the LOC120647002 gene encoding cytochrome b561 and DOMON domain-containing protein At4g12980-like, with amino-acid sequence MARPGHTAWLLLSAAAVLLLAPAATAQDCLSATFSGGRTFGRCNSMPTLGASLHWTYHPENGTADIAFRARSGTDGWVGWGINPGRLGMAGSSVFIASHDGSGTPSVLMTNLDTVSPSLQPATLKFGVPGSPTVDYSSGAYTIFATIALPRNTTQQNTVWQAGPLSGGNIQPHPTTPTNLASTQRLDFLSGSSTGASSSRLHRKNIHGVLNAVAWGILIPTGAIIARYLRVFESADPAWFYLHIACQCSGYILGVAGWGLGLKLGSESVGVTYRPHRNIGIAIFCLATLQVFALLLRPDKKNKYRFYWNIYHHSVGYSVIVLSAVNIFKGFDILKPATGYKTAYIVVLATLGGIAVFLEAITWPISIRKRRRNADKASNGTAGWQQGA